One part of the Saprospiraceae bacterium genome encodes these proteins:
- a CDS encoding TonB-dependent receptor, which yields MKTALTILLLLNFTLLPAQSASIKGKLMDSEGSAVIFANVALFSSKDSSLTKVASSDASGSFELQSLPAGNYFLKSNYVGMQDYQNPNIQLTSDQHLDLGILRLETAAINLTEATVTAQRSILEVKPDRLIFNVEGTINSIGSDAISLLRKAPSVTIDNNDNISLLGRSGVLVYLDGKRLPLSGQDLSNYLQNLPAEQIDRIEIITNPGAKYEAQGNAGIIDIRLKKDKNLGTNGSVNTSYIQGKYPKSNISGNGNYRNKKMNLFGTLGLGQWQGYHRMEFQSYQNNFYLDETNENRHDRKNLNYRIGTDYFLSPKHTIGFLYTGFFSDGTSWGQNRIDLASENSPTLIDSILIANTNSDNPKKNQSFNLNYRFDTKKDRNLNIDLDYAFYNNTNTRQQDNDYFDASGQQQLSEFLYYFDTPSDIDILTFKLDYEHTGLGGKLSYGTKLSRVVTDNFYQVYDGSKENGVLNLQRSNRFKYDENVYGVYVNYARSISKNWNLNAGLRAEQTDARGDLQAYLPELQEPAVLLKYLSWFPSAGINWNITEQNSMALNYSRRINRPDYNVLNPFNNQLSQLSYEKGNPFLAPEIVNNLELGYTLASRFNFKVGYALTSDQITRLIGPDDKDPRASFIKWDNLATQEIWSFNASLPIQIHKIWNAYFNLGASHIHNQADYGGDAIVDLKAFTYSIYQQHSFDLPLKFKGEISGYYSGPGIWGGVFVYESSWSLDLGLQRKFLKDRLNAKLSASDLFFTSGWKGISEFNGLRSYGKGNWDSRRLSLNLSYRFGNDNVKSRKRNVGLEDEAGRVGGD from the coding sequence ATGAAAACTGCATTGACAATTTTACTTTTACTAAATTTTACCTTGTTACCTGCTCAATCTGCCAGTATAAAGGGTAAACTAATGGATTCTGAAGGTTCTGCGGTCATTTTTGCGAATGTTGCTCTGTTTTCTTCAAAAGATAGCAGTCTTACTAAAGTTGCATCCAGCGATGCATCCGGATCCTTTGAATTGCAAAGTTTGCCAGCCGGTAATTACTTTTTAAAGTCGAATTATGTTGGAATGCAGGATTACCAGAATCCTAATATTCAATTAACGTCTGATCAGCATTTGGATTTAGGGATCTTACGCTTAGAAACAGCAGCTATTAATTTAACAGAAGCAACCGTCACTGCACAACGGAGTATCCTTGAAGTAAAACCAGACAGACTTATTTTTAATGTAGAAGGAACCATCAATAGTATTGGTTCTGATGCCATTTCGCTTTTGCGAAAAGCACCTAGTGTTACCATTGACAATAATGATAATATAAGCTTATTGGGGCGTTCCGGGGTTCTGGTCTATTTAGATGGAAAACGCCTACCATTAAGTGGACAAGATCTCAGTAACTATCTTCAAAATCTTCCTGCAGAACAAATTGATCGGATTGAAATTATTACCAATCCAGGTGCGAAGTATGAAGCGCAAGGCAATGCAGGCATCATTGACATTCGCTTAAAAAAAGATAAAAATCTTGGTACCAATGGTTCCGTAAATACCAGTTATATTCAGGGAAAATATCCAAAATCAAATATCTCTGGAAACGGAAATTATAGAAACAAAAAAATGAATCTTTTTGGTACTCTTGGACTCGGTCAATGGCAAGGATATCATAGAATGGAATTCCAAAGTTATCAGAATAATTTCTACTTAGATGAAACGAATGAAAATCGTCACGATCGGAAAAATTTAAATTATCGCATTGGAACCGATTATTTTTTATCACCTAAGCATACGATCGGCTTTTTATATACTGGCTTTTTCAGTGATGGAACAAGTTGGGGTCAAAATCGCATTGACCTTGCTTCTGAAAATTCACCAACACTTATTGATAGTATTTTAATCGCAAATACAAATAGTGATAATCCAAAAAAGAACCAAAGTTTTAATTTAAATTATCGATTTGATACTAAAAAAGATCGCAATTTAAATATTGATTTAGATTATGCATTTTATAATAATACCAATACAAGACAACAGGACAATGATTATTTTGATGCAAGTGGTCAACAACAATTGTCAGAATTTTTATATTATTTTGATACTCCTTCTGATATTGATATTCTAACATTCAAATTAGATTATGAGCATACCGGTTTAGGTGGGAAATTAAGTTACGGTACGAAATTAAGTCGGGTCGTAACCGACAATTTTTATCAGGTTTATGATGGATCAAAAGAAAATGGTGTTTTAAATCTCCAACGATCCAATCGATTTAAATATGATGAAAACGTATATGGAGTCTATGTAAATTACGCTCGTAGTATATCTAAAAATTGGAATCTAAATGCTGGGCTTAGAGCAGAGCAAACAGATGCAAGAGGTGATCTACAAGCGTATTTACCGGAGTTACAGGAGCCCGCTGTACTTTTAAAATATTTAAGTTGGTTCCCAAGTGCCGGGATCAATTGGAATATTACAGAACAAAATAGCATGGCATTAAATTATAGTAGAAGAATCAATCGTCCGGATTACAACGTATTAAATCCATTTAATAATCAATTAAGTCAATTGTCTTATGAAAAAGGAAATCCTTTTCTAGCTCCTGAGATTGTGAATAATTTAGAATTAGGATATACTTTAGCCTCGAGATTTAATTTTAAAGTAGGATATGCTTTAACCAGTGATCAAATCACTCGTTTAATTGGTCCTGATGACAAAGATCCACGCGCTAGTTTTATTAAATGGGACAACCTTGCAACACAAGAGATTTGGAGTTTCAATGCAAGTCTTCCGATACAGATTCATAAAATATGGAATGCTTATTTTAATCTTGGTGCTTCTCATATTCATAATCAAGCGGATTATGGAGGGGATGCCATTGTAGATCTGAAAGCCTTTACCTATAGTATTTATCAACAACATAGCTTTGATTTACCCTTGAAGTTCAAAGGAGAAATTTCTGGTTACTATTCAGGACCTGGAATCTGGGGTGGTGTTTTTGTTTACGAATCAAGCTGGAGTCTTGACTTAGGCCTTCAGAGAAAATTTTTAAAAGATCGCCTGAATGCAAAATTGAGTGCAAGTGATTTGTTTTTTACTTCTGGCTGGAAAGGTATTTCAGAATTTAATGGTCTCCGATCCTATGGTAAAGGAAATTGGGATAGTCGTCGCCTCAGTTTGAATTTAAGTTATCGCTTTGGCAATGATAATGTAAAATCTCGCAAACGGAATGTGGGTCTTGAAGATGAAGCAGGAAGAGTTGGGGGAGATTAA
- the dinB gene encoding DNA polymerase IV: protein MFDRAILHMDLDAFFVSVECIKNSSLYGKPLIVGGYSSRGVVAACSYEARAFGVHSAMPMKMALRLCPQAIVLRGDMDSYTKYSGLVTDIIAEEAPLYEKASIDEFYLDLTGMDRYFGCMKWSSELRTKLIKETGLPISFGLSPNKLISKVGTGEAKPNGAIQILKGTERAFLSPLSTNKIPGIGKETYKRLSFMGVRTIRILSEIPVRLLQREFGNESGRSLWEHANAIDERPVVPFHEQKSISKENTFEQDTLDIRRIRILLLDMVEKLAFELRQGGRVCSCVTIKIRYADFNTFSKQRKIPYTSNDDMLRKVSYDLFDSLYEKRQLIRLIGVKFSGLVHGNYQIRLFEDTEEQISLLQQLDHIRRRWGVGSVMRAAVLK, encoded by the coding sequence ATGTTTGATCGTGCGATTTTACACATGGATCTGGATGCCTTCTTTGTATCTGTGGAGTGCATTAAAAACAGTAGCCTATACGGTAAGCCTTTGATTGTAGGTGGTTACAGTAGTCGTGGCGTAGTAGCGGCTTGTAGTTATGAAGCACGGGCTTTTGGAGTACATTCTGCGATGCCCATGAAAATGGCCTTACGACTTTGTCCTCAAGCAATTGTATTGCGGGGTGATATGGATTCATACACCAAGTATTCTGGCTTGGTTACAGATATTATTGCGGAGGAAGCACCTTTATATGAGAAGGCATCCATTGATGAATTTTATCTCGACCTCACGGGTATGGACCGATATTTTGGATGTATGAAATGGTCTTCTGAGCTTCGGACTAAATTAATCAAGGAGACTGGCTTGCCTATTTCTTTTGGGCTTTCACCTAATAAACTCATTTCCAAAGTAGGTACTGGAGAGGCTAAACCCAATGGCGCTATTCAGATTCTGAAAGGAACAGAACGCGCATTTCTTTCACCGCTCAGCACGAATAAAATTCCTGGTATTGGCAAAGAAACTTATAAGCGATTGAGTTTTATGGGTGTGCGCACGATTCGGATTCTTAGTGAGATTCCGGTGCGATTACTCCAGCGGGAATTTGGAAATGAAAGTGGACGAAGTCTTTGGGAACATGCGAATGCCATTGATGAGCGGCCTGTGGTACCGTTTCATGAGCAGAAATCCATTTCCAAAGAAAACACGTTTGAACAAGATACACTTGACATCCGGCGCATTCGGATTTTATTGCTGGATATGGTTGAAAAATTAGCATTCGAATTGAGACAGGGTGGTCGCGTTTGCTCCTGTGTTACAATTAAAATCAGATATGCCGATTTTAATACATTTTCCAAACAACGGAAGATTCCATATACTTCCAATGATGATATGTTGCGCAAAGTGAGTTATGATTTATTTGATAGTCTTTACGAAAAGCGACAACTCATCCGATTGATAGGTGTAAAATTTAGTGGATTGGTACATGGAAATTACCAGATCCGTTTATTTGAAGATACGGAAGAACAGATCTCTTTGTTGCAGCAATTGGATCACATACGACGCAGATGGGGTGTAGGATCTGTAATGCGCGCGGCGGTATTGAAGTAG
- a CDS encoding helix-turn-helix domain-containing protein has protein sequence MYLAQNLKFLRTKYNYSQAEAADKIGIPRTTLGDYERGHTEPNMELLLTLAKVYGVQIEGLLTRKLENLAWEDVTTDNVKILAMTVDHNQKGNIELVRTKAAAGYLENFQDPEFVSELPRLQFPALQGYYRAFEIEGDSMLPMEPGSIVICKYVEKLKDIKNNEPYIIVSQQDGVVYKRLQLHNEKKALQCISDNLQYPSFQLPWEDVKEVWEYHAHLAFTEPKTNYDHWKNEQVSDIQKKVNELHRHYVGKE, from the coding sequence ATGTACTTAGCACAAAACCTAAAGTTCCTTCGCACAAAATATAATTATTCTCAAGCTGAAGCAGCCGATAAAATCGGCATACCACGCACTACCTTAGGAGATTATGAACGGGGCCATACCGAACCAAACATGGAATTACTGCTTACCCTGGCAAAAGTATATGGCGTGCAAATTGAAGGATTACTAACCCGGAAATTAGAAAATCTAGCTTGGGAAGATGTGACCACAGACAATGTAAAAATATTAGCAATGACTGTGGATCATAATCAAAAAGGAAATATCGAACTGGTAAGAACTAAAGCAGCTGCAGGATACCTTGAAAATTTCCAGGACCCTGAATTTGTCAGCGAATTACCTAGACTCCAATTTCCTGCTTTGCAAGGATATTACAGGGCTTTTGAAATAGAAGGTGACTCCATGCTACCGATGGAACCCGGATCGATTGTTATTTGTAAATATGTAGAAAAATTAAAAGACATAAAAAATAATGAACCCTATATAATCGTATCCCAACAAGATGGCGTCGTATATAAAAGACTTCAACTTCACAATGAAAAAAAAGCGCTTCAATGTATTTCTGATAATTTACAATACCCAAGCTTCCAACTTCCCTGGGAAGATGTAAAAGAAGTATGGGAATATCATGCACATCTGGCATTCACAGAACCAAAAACAAACTACGATCATTGGAAAAATGAACAAGTAAGCGATATCCAGAAAAAAGTGAACGAACTTCACAGACATTATGTAGGTAAAGAATAA